The DNA window GGGTTCCCTCTGACATTGAGACAGCGTGAAAGTATAGACATACATGATGCCATATGCTGTCGTATAGAGTCAGTGGGATTGGAGGCCGACACTAAACTCACTGGCCTGTTGAGATGCGCTCCAGCGTCTGGTTTTGCAGAATTTCCCGAAAATCCCGTGCCCAGACAACGTTTGCCCCATCCTGACTGCTGTCGACATGTGGGACAGGAACGCCGACGCGGTCAAGCGTTTGCATAAGCGACGACTTGGCATCTGCGGATATGACGATGCCGTAGTGGGCTAGGAGGCACTCCATGTCTGTGGTTGAATCGCCAAAGTAGACGGTCGGGCGTGACGAGTGCCCTACCTTCAAGATGAGCTGCTCTAGAGAATTGGCCTTGCAGCGGGACGTGGTCAGCCTGACGCCGTCGTTGAAGCCATCGGGGCCTTGGATCGTGCCGTCTGCGGAGATCTGattggtgatgatggggaCGTCAATCGGATGAAGAACGCCTTGGATAAAGGCCTCGGACCAGTTTACTGAAAGCACGCCGACGTGCCAGCCCTTTTGCCGCGCCAGCTCAATCATCTCGACGAAGCCTTGTCGAATGGCCACGGCGCCGCTGGAAACTTGGCTTTTGCCCATCTGAAAGAGGTTCTGCGACGTTAATCCGGAGAACAAGCCCGACTGGTCGACCCTGTTCAGCGACGCATTCTCCGTG is part of the Trichoderma atroviride chromosome 1, complete sequence genome and encodes:
- a CDS encoding uncharacterized protein (EggNog:ENOG41), giving the protein MRMNNGRFLTTHLKSRLNAIQFRKTHNLKWFTKKKKRTMNLIFDFDGTITVNDTIFQLAQGAISFKQQQQDLQPAWDAIVKAYGDDHKAFAKTYSPPESERLSPEQELAYLSSLKDTENASLNRVDQSGLFSGLTSQNLFQMGKSQVSSGAVAIRQGFVEMIELARQKGWHVGVLSVNWSEAFIQGVLHPIDVPIITNQISADGTIQGPDGFNDGVRLTTSRCKANSLEQLILKVGHSSRPTVYFGDSTTDMECLLAHYGIVISADAKSSLMQTLDRVGVPVPHVDSSQDGANVVWARDFREILQNQTLERISTGQ